One segment of Zhihengliuella halotolerans DNA contains the following:
- a CDS encoding DUF2254 domain-containing protein: protein MQRIHRIIDTIQHELWPLPILGIAIGLLLGLGLPALDAALPEARGLVSSGVFGGSPEAARAILTTITGSVVTVTTLTFSMTIVLLQLASTQYTPRLLRTFTGDTVVHVTLAVFLGTFAYSLAVLRTVRSSTADHDAFVPAISVSFAFVLAIAVVVLLVVFLTHITRNIRLETILADVAAEGRSALARAYRNSRPGLPPIPDHPAEPIPSSGTGFVGHVETEALAGLAAERGWVISFEITPGDFVTTNQTLARVRNTASPHHLTADDVGLLVSRVNAAVIVGRERTTVQDPRFPIQQIVDIYNRALSPGVNDSTTALHCLNYLGSLLGAIAGSDVRHALECDDGGTVRVFMPRPTFTELASLILHDAVAFGRDQVAIVDKSFAMLREASLCDTSRRYTAEIEALVDDLAAMVPLGDFSPRDAEQLRFSIDAARRAAVSAAGHPHLIADFRS from the coding sequence ATGCAGCGGATACATCGGATCATCGACACGATCCAGCATGAGCTGTGGCCGCTTCCGATCCTCGGCATCGCGATCGGCCTGCTGCTCGGGCTGGGCCTCCCCGCGCTCGACGCAGCTCTGCCCGAGGCGCGCGGCCTGGTGTCCTCCGGGGTCTTCGGCGGCAGCCCCGAAGCAGCCCGCGCCATCCTCACCACGATCACCGGGTCGGTCGTGACCGTCACGACGCTCACGTTCTCCATGACGATCGTGCTGCTACAGCTCGCCTCGACCCAGTACACACCCCGCCTGCTTCGCACTTTCACCGGCGACACCGTCGTCCACGTGACTCTGGCGGTCTTCCTCGGGACGTTCGCGTACTCGCTGGCGGTGCTGCGCACGGTCCGGAGCAGCACCGCCGATCACGACGCATTCGTCCCCGCCATCAGCGTGAGCTTCGCGTTCGTGCTGGCGATCGCCGTCGTCGTGCTCCTCGTCGTGTTCCTCACCCACATCACGCGCAACATCCGCCTCGAGACGATCCTCGCCGATGTAGCCGCGGAAGGCCGTAGCGCCCTGGCGCGCGCCTACCGGAACTCCCGCCCCGGCCTCCCGCCGATCCCGGACCACCCTGCGGAGCCCATCCCGTCATCGGGCACCGGTTTCGTCGGCCACGTCGAGACGGAGGCCCTCGCCGGTCTCGCCGCCGAGCGCGGCTGGGTCATCTCGTTCGAGATCACCCCTGGCGACTTCGTCACGACCAACCAGACCCTCGCCCGCGTGCGCAACACCGCCTCGCCCCACCACCTGACCGCGGACGACGTCGGCCTGCTCGTCTCGCGCGTCAACGCGGCGGTCATCGTGGGCCGCGAGCGCACCACGGTGCAGGACCCGCGCTTCCCGATCCAGCAGATCGTCGACATCTACAACCGCGCCCTCTCACCGGGCGTCAACGACTCCACCACGGCGCTGCACTGCCTGAACTACCTCGGCTCCTTGCTCGGCGCCATCGCGGGCTCGGACGTGCGCCACGCTCTGGAGTGCGACGATGGCGGCACCGTCCGCGTGTTCATGCCGCGCCCCACGTTCACGGAACTCGCGTCCCTGATCCTGCACGACGCCGTCGCGTTCGGTCGTGATCAGGTCGCCATCGTCGACAAGTCCTTCGCGATGCTGCGTGAGGCATCCCTGTGCGACACCTCCCGCCGATACACCGCCGAGATCGAGGCCCTGGTCGACGACCTGGCCGCCATGGTTCCGCTCGGGGACTTCTCCCCGCGCGACGCCGAGCAGCTGCGGTTCTCAATCGACGCGGCCCGCCGGGCGGCCGTCTCCGCTGCTGGGCACCCCCACCTGATCGCTGACTTCCGCTCTTGA
- a CDS encoding RraA family protein, which translates to MTNSPNLPDVSPTSLADLVDRDRVMDPGIRPLWSPMPRVTGSVYAVRCAPGDNLMMHAAIYRAEPGSVIVVDSGGTPLAVAGGNVCAVAQRRGIAGFVVDGNIRDLQEVREMGFPVFARGVFPKPGTKEHVVASGEAVVGGVEVRAGDVVVADEEGIVVAGADRAAELLAAAAEREAADAAQSLDEWEAAHRRKIEAGLAAGGDAAGLPD; encoded by the coding sequence ATGACAAACAGCCCGAACCTGCCCGACGTGTCGCCGACGTCGCTTGCCGACCTCGTCGACCGGGACCGGGTCATGGACCCGGGCATTCGCCCGCTGTGGTCGCCGATGCCGCGCGTGACTGGGTCGGTCTACGCCGTCCGCTGCGCTCCGGGCGACAACCTGATGATGCACGCGGCGATCTACCGTGCCGAACCGGGATCCGTCATCGTGGTCGATTCAGGCGGAACGCCGCTCGCGGTCGCCGGCGGGAACGTGTGCGCCGTCGCCCAGCGCCGTGGCATCGCCGGTTTCGTCGTCGACGGGAACATCCGCGATCTGCAGGAGGTTCGCGAGATGGGCTTCCCGGTGTTCGCGCGCGGGGTCTTCCCCAAGCCGGGCACCAAGGAGCACGTCGTTGCCTCCGGTGAGGCCGTCGTCGGCGGAGTGGAGGTACGCGCCGGCGACGTCGTCGTGGCGGACGAGGAGGGGATCGTCGTCGCGGGGGCCGACCGCGCGGCCGAGCTGCTCGCGGCGGCGGCGGAGCGCGAGGCGGCCGACGCCGCGCAGAGCCTCGACGAGTGGGAGGCCGCGCACCGGCGCAAGATCGAGGCGGGGCTCGCTGCCGGGGGCGACGCGGCGGGTCTGCCCGACTGA